The Anaerolineales bacterium region GTTTTCGGAGTGCGCGCGCAGGATCGCCTCCACATCCACTGCAGGGAGATAGCCCACTTCGATGGCGACCTCCTCGGTGGTGGGCGCGCGTCCCAGTTGCTGGGTGAGCGTCCTCTGCACGCGCATCACGCGGCTGATGGACTCGAACAGATGCACGGGGATTCGAATCGTCCGCGCCTGCTCGGCGATGGAGCGGTTGATGGACTGTCGAATCCACCACGTGGCGTAGGTGCTGAATTTGAAGCCGCGACGCGGGTCGAATTTGTTGACCGCCCGCATCAATCCCAAACTCCCCTCTTGAATCAAATCTTGGAAGTTGATACCTCGGTTCAAATACCGTTTCGCCACGCTGACCACCAGCCGCAAGTTCGCGCGGATCAACAGTTGATTCGCCTCCGCCGCGCGGGCTTGCGCCGAGTCCATTTCTTTGCGGAGGATGTCGTCCGAGGGTAGATGATTGAACAGAGTTCGCTGGTTGGGAAGGTCGTGATGCGAGTTGAAATGCTTGAGGAGCCAGTCCGCGTACGAAGGCGGAAGCAGATAGAGGCTGAGAAAGACCGAGTACGCTTGGCGGGCGATGCTGTTCCACAGTTCATCCATCCCCCACATCCCGTTATCCAAATAATGTCTCAGGTACGAAGGCTCTTTTGTTTCAAAGGAGGCGCACAATTCTTTCGCTTCGTTGATGAGATAGACGAAATTCGGCGCGACACTGTTGAGGCGCGCGGTATCTTCGAGCAGGCGCGCCCACGAGGTGAGCATTTCGGCGATGAGCGCGTGATAGATGGCACACTCGGTGGAAAGCCCCTTGCGGAGCGGATGCCGCCCCAGCGACACGATCAGGCGATTCGCTTCGATGATGGTCGCGAGATGAAACTCGCTGTTGGCGTCGAGCAATTTGACCTGCCCGATCTCGCGCAAGTACAAGCGGACGGGATCGTCGGCGAGTTCGGCGGCAAGCGCGGGGTCTTTCAGGTCGAGCGGTTCATCCTCGAACGCGTCCTCTTGTTGCGACAACACGCTGGCATCGGAGTCTGGCGCGTCGTCGCGGAGCAAGTCGGGCATTTCGTTCAGCGCCGCGTCCATCGGCAAGGATGAATCGCCAAACGCCGCGTCTTGCGAGGCGCGCTCGTCTGTTTTCTGGTCATCGTTCGATACGGTCCGTTTGTGCTCTGTCATAGTCCCGTTTACCAGACGCTGTCTCACTTCGATTGTTACGACTGTTTTTAATTGAACCGCGAAGCTCGCAAAGTTCGCAAAGGAAAACCTGTAGAACTATTTTTAAATCTTTGCGTCCTTCGCGTCCTTAGCGGTGAATAAAACGGATCGTTTATTCCAACCTCTTGACCGCCATTTTGCGATGTGCCTGATCCAGGTCGCGCAACAACCGCGTATGCTGTAACACCAGATCCTGATACGACGATGCGCGCAAGTCCCCGCTTTGGTGCGCCTCCTCCTGCAAAAAGCGCAACTGATTGATATTCTCCCCCGCCGCCACACGCCGCAACTTGATTACGCCGCGTAACAACTCCTCCAGCAGTTTCTCATCCAGCCGCTCCTGTTTCTCCGCCTCTTTCGCCAACTCGCGCGAGCGCGCCTGCAGCGACTCAGGCAACGCCTCCACCACAAAATCGTGATGCTCCGTTTTGTCCTGCTCCACCGACTCACGGATCAACCCGAACAGCAACTGATTGTCGGTATATTCAAAATCTTTCGCGGTCAGCGCGATCAAGCCAAACTCCTGCAACGACCGATCCAACCGATACAACAACTCGGGCTTGCGGAACAACACCCCGATCACATATTCCTCGACCATCTTGCTGGATGAAACCGAGACTGCGACAGGCGATTCGGACGCGCGCGCCTCTTTTTTCTCAACCTGTCGCGGTCGCTTCACTCTCGGACCTTGAGCCTGCGTCGCCAGTAGGGAGCGTTCATCCACCTTCAGCATCCGCGCCAATGCCTGACGATACGTGTCGCGCTCCAACGGATTCGGCAAGTCTTCAATTAAAGGAAGCGCCTGCGCCGCAATCTGATTCTTCACCTTCGGGTCGTTGAGGTTTTGACCCGCCGCGAGAGTCTCCATCACGTGTGTGACGATGGGTTTCGCCTCTTCGATCAACTTCTTCCACTCTTCTTTATCGCGCGCCACGATCTCATCGGGGTCGAGGTCGTCGGGCATCGTCGCCACGCGTAAATCCGCTTGCAGGCGGGATTCGTTTCGCAACAAGCCGCGCGCGTCGAAGGCGAGCTCACCTTCCTTGTCCATCGCAGAGCGCGCCGCGTCGAGTCCGCGCAAGACGGCTTTTTGTCCCGCCGTGTCGGGGTCGAGCGCCAGAACGATCCGCCGCGTGAACTTTTTCAGCAGGCGCATCTGGTCTTCCGTCAACGCGGTGCCCATCGGCGAGACGACGTTTTCGTATCCCGCCTGATGCAAAGCGATGACATCGAGATAGCCTTCCACGATCACGGCTTGGTCGGCAGTCCGTATGGGCTTGCGCGCACGATCAAGTCCGTAGAGCAGGCGTCCCTTTGAAAAGATCGGCGTTTCGGGTGAGTTGAGAAATTTCGGGATGTCATCCGCATTGACGACGCGCGCGCCGAATCCCGCCATGCGTCCCTGCTCGTCGCGGATGGGAATCATGATGCGGTGGCGAAATCTATCGAAGCGCTTGCCATCTTCACGCTCCGAGAGCAAGCCTGCATCCACGAGTTCATTTTCTTTGACGCCGCGCTGAGTGAAATGCTTGAGCAGGTTGTCGTATCCCTGCGGCGCGTAACCCAGACCGAATGTTTCGATGGTTGCGTCAGTCAGTCCGCGTTTCGCGCGGAGGTAATCGAGGATGTCTTTGTTGTTGAACAAGTGCGTGCGATAGAAAATGATCGCATCTTCGAGCAGTTTGCGAAGATTCTCGTACGCCTCTTTTTGTTCGGGAGTCTCGCGGTGATATTCCTTGAGTTCAACGCCCGCGCGTGTGGCGAGCTTTTGCAGAGCCTCTTTGAAATCCAATCCCTCGCGCTTCATCACGAACTTGAAGATGTCGCCGCCTTCATTACATTGACCAAAGCATCGCCACGTCCCCGTCTCGGGCCAAACGACGAAAGCAGGCGTGTGCTTGTTATCGTGGAACGGACAAAACCCCGTATAGTTCTTCCCCGTGTGACGCAGTTTCACCCCCGCCTCCGAGACGAGGTCTACGATGTCAATTTTGGATTTGATTTCGTCAATGGTGGACATGGGTTAGGTGTGGAGGTAGACAAGGAAACAGGGAAACAAGTAGGCAAGTTTGGGTTGGTTGAATTATAGACGCAATCGAAGATTTGGCAAATTAAAAGCCATACCGCAAGATTTATCTTGCGTTTTGCAGTTCCAGAAACGCAAAGTGAACTTTGCGGTACGAGCCTGCAATAAAAGAGCGGACTTTCGTCCGCTCATGGATTTGTTGATGGTTGCGATGAACGATTAATCGTCTGGGCTATCGTGGTCACAGCCGCCGTGACCAGAGTCTTGGTAAGAGTCCTGATACGAACCCGATTGCAGATCGAACGTGCTCAATCCGCTGAACGAGGAGCGGACATGTTGCGTATCGGGCATCAGACCTGCCGTAGTGACGACCCTCTCCCCGCCCAGACTGGCTTGCGAGGACGCCGCTTGCACGGTGAAGTAGACTCCCACGACGAGGATGAGCACGACGAGCGCTGAAAAAACGATTCGAGTGACTGGCTTGGACATGATTTTCTCCTTTTCAATAGACGGTGCATTGACGAAGAGAACGATGCTCGACTTGGCTGGAAATCCATCCCCGCTTGACGATGGCGAGATTATACACCCTCGAAATAAATTCAGCGAAATACTTATTCGCCCTTAATTTAAAATCCTTCGAGCTTGCTCAAATCTGCAATGCCTTTCGACAGCCCAGCGATCTGTTGCAACAAGCCGAGACGATTTTCCTGCAATTTTTTATCCTCCGCCATCACCAGCACTTTATCAAAGAACGCGTTGATGGAGGGGATCAGCGCAACAACGATATTCAAAAACTCATCAACGGTGGACGGCTGATGTTTGACGTTTTTCTGAACGGCGGCAAACAAGTCCTTTTCTTCTTTTTCCACGAAGCCTTTTTCATTGACCTTGAACGATTTCGTCTGATCGCGCGTGATGCGGACACAGCGCGCAAACGCAGGCAGGATCGTGGACCAATCCCCGCGTCCGACCCACGATTGCAACTGCTTCACCGCCTCAGCCGATGCCGCAGGGTTAGCGGACTGCTCCGCGAGGACAGCATCCACTACATCGTGCTTATAACCGGCTTCATTTAGCGCAACCCTCAAGCGTCCGGCGATGAATTCTAAAATTTGTTTTTGAATCTCATCGTCCACTTCGATCGGTTGGGTCTTCGCCGATTTTTTCACAGCGAGAGCCAAATTGAAGTCAAGGTCATGTTCGATGAGCGGTTGGACAATTCCTATCGCGGCGCGGCGCAGACCGAACGGGTCTTTCGCGCCGGTGGGAGCGAGACCGGCGGCGAAAAATCCCACCAGCGAATCGAGTCGGTCCGCTAACGCCACCGCGAGACCGATCTTCGATCCCGGCACGGTTTGATACTGCTCTGCGATTCCCCGCGCCACTTCTTTTTCTTCGCCGCTTCGCAACGCGTATTCGCCGCCGATAATGCCTTGAAGCGACGTCATCTCCGTCACCATTTGCGTGACCAAGTCCGCTTTGGCAAGGTACGCCGCGCGTCCCAAGTTTTTGACTTCATACATATCTTTGAAACCGAGCATCCCGCCCACTTCCGCGCCGAGTTTCAAGATACGGTCGGATTTATCGAGCATCGAGCCGAGTTTGGTGTGGAATGTCAACGAGGAAAGTTTGGGGCGATATTCTTCGAGTTTGTGTTTGAGGTCTTCACGGACGAAGAAGTTTGCATCTGCAAAGCGCGCGCTGAGGACGTGTTCGTTCCCCTGGCGGACGATGTCTATGCCGATGTCGTCGCCGTTGCGGATGGCGATGAAATTTGCCAGTAGGGGCGACTCTCCCTGGGCTGACCGTGAACTCGATTGCGAAGCATCCTTACCCGACGAGGCGACTGATTGCGCTTGAAGAGTCGCCCCTACGCGCTGAATCGGAAAATACCTCTGATGTTTTTTCATCACCGAGATCAGCACATCTCTTGGTAAAGATAAATATTCGTTATCGAATCCGCCCATGACGGCGGTGGGGATTTCGACGAGGTTTGCCACTTCGTTGAGCAGGGGCGACTCATGAGTCGCCCCTACAAAATCAAATATCGCTTCCCCACCGACCAGCGACGCGGCTTGGTTGACTTGCTCCACGATGGAGGCTTTGCGTTCTTCTTTGTCGAGGATGATTCCTGCTTCACGGATGAGGTCGAGGTATTTATCTGCCGAGGGGATTTTGATTTCGGGCGAGTCGTATGGGCGGAGTCCACGTGAGGTGTTGCCGCTTGTCACGCCTGCATATTCAAACGGGATGACCGTCTCACCGAACAATGCCATATACCAGCGAATCGGACGTGAGAATGAAACGCCCGAGTCGTTCCAGCGCATGGATTTTTCAAACTTGATGCTCTCGATCAATTTCGGCAATGCTTCAGACAAGACTTCGGGAGTCGGGCGTCCTTTTTGTTTGACGACGGCGAACACGTATTTGCCTCCGTCCTGTTCACGGACTTCCAAATCTTTGGTATCGACATTATTTTTCTTGGCAAAACCCATGCCAGCAGGGAGAGCAATCCCGTCTTTGTCGAAAGCCTTGTCTGCGGGCGGACCTTTGACGACCTCCTCACGGTCGGGCTGAGTCGGGGAGAGCGAATCAGCCGTAATCACGAGTCGACGCGGGGTGGCGTAAATGCGGATGTCGCCGTGTTCAAGATGAAGTTCATCAAAGAGAGACGGGATACGGGATGTGAGATACGCGTGGGCGGAGTCTACGTCGGAGGCGGGGAGTTCTTCGGTGCCGATCTCAAATACAAAGGATGAAGGATGATTGATGAAAGATGAATGGGTTGAGGGCTTAACTTCATCCTTCATCCTTCCGCCTTCATCCTTCAAAAGTGGATATTCCAGTTCTTTACGTTGCTCCTCATACCCCTCCGCGACCTTGCGAGCGAGTTCACGCATCCTGCGGAAGAACGCCTGACGTTCGGCGACGCTGATGGCGCCGCGGGCATCGAGGATGTTGAAGGTGTGCGAGGATTTGAGAACGTAATCGTGCGCGGGGAGGAGCAAGCCCTGCGCGAGACAGGCATCGGCTTCGGCAGAGAAGAGATCGTACATCTGGCGGGCGCGCGCGATGTCGGCGACTTCGTAATAATATTTGGAGTGCTCGAACTCCTCGCGGCGGATGATCTCACCATAAGTGACGCCTGCGCCCCACTCTTCGTCCCAGATGGCTTTGGCGTTGTTGAGCGCGATGAGGATGCGTTCGAGCCCGTAGGTGATCTCGACCGAGACGGGGTTGAGCGTCACGCCGCCCATCTGCTGGAAGTAGGTGAACTGCGTGATCTCCTGCCCGTCGAGCCAGACCTCCCAACCCAAACCCCACGCGGCGATGGCGGGCTGTTCCCAGTTGTCCTCCACAAAGCGGATGTCGTGCTGGCGCGGGTCAATGCCGAGCGCCTTGAGCGAGTCGAGGTAGAGTTCCTGCGGATTTCCAGTATCAGGCTTGAGGATGACTTGAAACTGCGTGTGCTTCTGAAAACGATTCGGATTCTCGCCGTAACGCCCGTCGTCGGGGCGGACAGACGGCTCGACGTATGCCACGTTCCACGGTTCGGGTCCGAGCACGCGCAGAAACGTGGCGGGATTCATCGTCCCCGCGCCGACCTGGGTGTAATAAGGCTGGGTAATGAGGCATCCGTGGTCAGCCCAGAATTGTTGGAGGGTGAGGATGATGGATTGGAGGGAGGAGGGCATTGGCGATTTTCGAT contains the following coding sequences:
- the dnaG gene encoding DNA primase, encoding MSTIDEIKSKIDIVDLVSEAGVKLRHTGKNYTGFCPFHDNKHTPAFVVWPETGTWRCFGQCNEGGDIFKFVMKREGLDFKEALQKLATRAGVELKEYHRETPEQKEAYENLRKLLEDAIIFYRTHLFNNKDILDYLRAKRGLTDATIETFGLGYAPQGYDNLLKHFTQRGVKENELVDAGLLSEREDGKRFDRFRHRIMIPIRDEQGRMAGFGARVVNADDIPKFLNSPETPIFSKGRLLYGLDRARKPIRTADQAVIVEGYLDVIALHQAGYENVVSPMGTALTEDQMRLLKKFTRRIVLALDPDTAGQKAVLRGLDAARSAMDKEGELAFDARGLLRNESRLQADLRVATMPDDLDPDEIVARDKEEWKKLIEEAKPIVTHVMETLAAGQNLNDPKVKNQIAAQALPLIEDLPNPLERDTYRQALARMLKVDERSLLATQAQGPRVKRPRQVEKKEARASESPVAVSVSSSKMVEEYVIGVLFRKPELLYRLDRSLQEFGLIALTAKDFEYTDNQLLFGLIRESVEQDKTEHHDFVVEALPESLQARSRELAKEAEKQERLDEKLLEELLRGVIKLRRVAAGENINQLRFLQEEAHQSGDLRASSYQDLVLQHTRLLRDLDQAHRKMAVKRLE
- the glyS gene encoding glycine--tRNA ligase subunit beta, whose amino-acid sequence is MPSSLQSIILTLQQFWADHGCLITQPYYTQVGAGTMNPATFLRVLGPEPWNVAYVEPSVRPDDGRYGENPNRFQKHTQFQVILKPDTGNPQELYLDSLKALGIDPRQHDIRFVEDNWEQPAIAAWGLGWEVWLDGQEITQFTYFQQMGGVTLNPVSVEITYGLERILIALNNAKAIWDEEWGAGVTYGEIIRREEFEHSKYYYEVADIARARQMYDLFSAEADACLAQGLLLPAHDYVLKSSHTFNILDARGAISVAERQAFFRRMRELARKVAEGYEEQRKELEYPLLKDEGGRMKDEVKPSTHSSFINHPSSFVFEIGTEELPASDVDSAHAYLTSRIPSLFDELHLEHGDIRIYATPRRLVITADSLSPTQPDREEVVKGPPADKAFDKDGIALPAGMGFAKKNNVDTKDLEVREQDGGKYVFAVVKQKGRPTPEVLSEALPKLIESIKFEKSMRWNDSGVSFSRPIRWYMALFGETVIPFEYAGVTSGNTSRGLRPYDSPEIKIPSADKYLDLIREAGIILDKEERKASIVEQVNQAASLVGGEAIFDFVGATHESPLLNEVANLVEIPTAVMGGFDNEYLSLPRDVLISVMKKHQRYFPIQRVGATLQAQSVASSGKDASQSSSRSAQGESPLLANFIAIRNGDDIGIDIVRQGNEHVLSARFADANFFVREDLKHKLEEYRPKLSSLTFHTKLGSMLDKSDRILKLGAEVGGMLGFKDMYEVKNLGRAAYLAKADLVTQMVTEMTSLQGIIGGEYALRSGEEKEVARGIAEQYQTVPGSKIGLAVALADRLDSLVGFFAAGLAPTGAKDPFGLRRAAIGIVQPLIEHDLDFNLALAVKKSAKTQPIEVDDEIQKQILEFIAGRLRVALNEAGYKHDVVDAVLAEQSANPAASAEAVKQLQSWVGRGDWSTILPAFARCVRITRDQTKSFKVNEKGFVEKEEKDLFAAVQKNVKHQPSTVDEFLNIVVALIPSINAFFDKVLVMAEDKKLQENRLGLLQQIAGLSKGIADLSKLEGF
- a CDS encoding sigma-70 family RNA polymerase sigma factor: MTEHKRTVSNDDQKTDERASQDAAFGDSSLPMDAALNEMPDLLRDDAPDSDASVLSQQEDAFEDEPLDLKDPALAAELADDPVRLYLREIGQVKLLDANSEFHLATIIEANRLIVSLGRHPLRKGLSTECAIYHALIAEMLTSWARLLEDTARLNSVAPNFVYLINEAKELCASFETKEPSYLRHYLDNGMWGMDELWNSIARQAYSVFLSLYLLPPSYADWLLKHFNSHHDLPNQRTLFNHLPSDDILRKEMDSAQARAAEANQLLIRANLRLVVSVAKRYLNRGINFQDLIQEGSLGLMRAVNKFDPRRGFKFSTYATWWIRQSINRSIAEQARTIRIPVHLFESISRVMRVQRTLTQQLGRAPTTEEVAIEVGYLPAVDVEAILRAHSENKPLDEALQHRLDYAMQKVDRVLRSAEEPVSIDGPIGDEDSSSLGDFIEDEDAPSPLDSATREMLRTQVRSALNLLSDREREVLELRFGLKDGKDHTLEEVSAYYNVTRERIRQIEAKALRKLRHPSRSRQLRDYLG